A single region of the Kwoniella botswanensis chromosome 1, complete sequence genome encodes:
- a CDS encoding pre-rRNA-processing protein PNO1: MAHKSHRQKALQAQLEAQPTLSLVSQRSKKPVPPKVVEQSMDVDDDDVVISSTTSATNGEPSSSTAGTASGSGSGFAPLPQSQANGVLKGEFRRIPIPPHRMTPLKKEWVNLYTPMVDMLGLQVRMNTLRRAVELKTSGHTVDSGAIQKGADFVKAFSLGFDVNDALALLRLDDLYLDSFEIKDVKTLHGDHLSRAIGRIAGEGGKVKFSIENASRTRIVLADTHIHILGSVQNIKIARDAIVSLILGSPPGKVYAHLKMVGARMKQRF; this comes from the exons ATGGCCCATAAATCCCATCGACAAAAGGctcttcaagctcaactcgAAGCTCAACCAACCCTCTCTCTCGTATCTCAAAGAAGCAAGAAACCCGTTCCTCCAAAAGTCGTTGAGCAGTCTATGGAcgtagatgacgatgatgtaGTAATCTCCAGCACAACTTCAGCTACCAATGGTGAACCTAGTAGCAGTACAGCTGGTACAGCCAGTGGTTCCGGATCTGGATTCGCCCCCTTACCCCAATCTCAAGCTAATGGTGTATTGAAAGGTGAATTCAGAAGGATACCTATTCCACCTCATCGAATGACTccgttgaagaaggaatgggtGAATCTGTATACTCCTATGGTCGATATGCTGGGATTGCAAGTTAGGATGAATACGCTGAGAAGAGCTGtggagttgaag ACCTCAGGCCATACAGTCGATTCGGGAGCTATTCAGAAAGGCGCGGATTTCGTGAAAGCTTTTTCACTAGGATTCGATGTCAAC GATGCTTTAGCATTACTCCGATTAGATGACTTATATCTCGACTCGTTCGAAATTAAAGATGTGAAGACATTACATGGTGATCACTTATCAAGAGCTATCG GTCGTAtagcaggtgaaggtggtaaggtGAAATTCTCAATTGAAAATGCCAGTAGAACCCGTATAGTCTTAGCGGACAC ACATATACATATCCTAGGTTCTGTTCAGAATATCAAAATTGCCAGAGATGCAATAgtatctttgatcttgggttCTCCACCAG GCAAAGTGTACGCTCATTTGAAGATGGTCGGAGCAAGGATGAAACAGAGATTCTAG
- a CDS encoding proliferating cell nuclear antigen (pcna), which produces MLEARVKQAAVLKKLLDAIKELVTDGNLDCTDEGIALQAMDNSHVALVSLKLVAEQFESYRCDRNMPLGVNLTSLTKILKCAKDQDVVTLKAPDDADSLGLVFESPKEDRVGEYEMKLMDIDQEHLGIPDTQYDATITMSSSEFQRICRDLAALGESVKIEASKEGVRFSSEGEVGNGSVLLKQSAGTDRSAGSSSKKAVKRDPDEEDEEEIEEDEKPEIDDEEGEDEQDDEDRSKKRKSNGKSKTAKKAKKDESTSEDIGVSIILEKQVSLTFSLKYLTNFAKSAPLAREVSLHMSNDVPLLVQFDFEQGTLQFFLAPKVGWALILTNIHAD; this is translated from the exons ATGTTAGAAGCCAGAGTCAAACAAGCAGCAGTGTTGAAAAAGCTCTTAGATG CTATCAAAGAATTGGTCACAGATGGTAACCTCGATTGTACCGATGAAGGTATC GCCCTTCAAGCGATGGACAACTCTCACGTAGCGTTGGTATCCCTCAAACTCGTCGCTGAACAATTCGAATCTTATCGATGTGATCGAAATATGCCATTGGGTGTCAAC CTCACCTCCCTCACTAAAATCCTCAAATGTGCcaaagatcaagatgtcGTAACTCTCAAAGCacctgatgatgctgattcCCTTGGTTTGGTGTTCGAATCGCCAA AGGAAGATCGAGTGGGTGAATACGAAATGAAACTTATGGACATCGACCAAGAACACTTGGGTATACCGGACACGCAGTACGACGCGACTATTACCATGTCTTCTTCAGAGTTCCAGCGAATCTGTCGAGATTTAGCTGCTTTGGGTGAATCAGTCAAGATTGAAGCTTCAAAGGAAGGTGTGAGGTTCAGttcagaaggtgaagttgGAAATGGTAGTGTTTTACTCAAACAATCTGCTGGTACCGATCGATCTGCCggatcttcatccaagaAGGCAGTCAAGAGAGAtccagatgaagaggatgaagaggagattgaagaggatgagaaacctgagattgacgatgaagaaggcg aggatgaacaagatgatgaagatcgatcCAAAAAGAGAAAATCCAATGGTAAATCAAAG ACTGCCAAAAAAGCCAAAAAGGACGAATCGACCTCTGAAGATATCGGAGtatccatcatcctcgaGAAACAAGTTTCTTTGACGTTCTCTTTGAAATACCTAACGAATTTCGCCAAATCTGCACCATTGGCCCGAGAAGTCAGTTTACACATGTCAAACGATGTGCCGCTCTTGGTTCAATTCGATTTCGAACAAGGCACTTTACAATTCTTCTTGGCTCCTAAGGTGGGTTGGGCTTTGATTTTGACGAATATTCATGCTGATTAA
- a CDS encoding eukaryotic translation initiation factor 3 subunit I has translation MKPIILQGHERSLTQIVFNSEGDLLFSASKDSVVNAWFTSNGERLGTFGGIKGDGGHNGTVWTVAVDSQTRFLITGAADNTMKLWEIATGKCLFTWEFLTAVKRVAWNEDDDTILSITEQRSGQPSIIRIYKINRDEPTSQTTTPITTMTLSGSKATVALWTPLSEYILTGHESGKVAKYDVKSGEEVNYVDDAHSGEITDIQSSPDGTYFITSSKDKTARIFDSETLEEMKVFPTETPLNSACIAPLRPYIILGGGQDAMSVTTTSQRAGKFESRFWHKLFEEEVGRVKGHFGPINTLAVHPQGKAYASGAEDGFVRVHWFDESYFRSRPFGDLEPEVEV, from the exons atg AAACCAATCATTCTTCAAG GCCACGAGCGTTCCCTTACTCAAATCGTCTTCAACTCTGAAGGAGACCTGTTATTCTCAGCATCAAAAGATTCAGTCGTAAATGCCTGGTTCACCTCGAATGGTGAGAGATTAGGAACATTTGGGGGTATAAAAGGTGATGGAGGACATAACGGTACGGTATGGACGGTCGCTGTCGATT CCCAAACACGATTCCTTATCACTGGAGCGGCGGACAACACGATGAAGTTATGGGAGATTGCTACAGGGAAATGTCTGTTTACTTGGGAATTCTTGACTGCTGTCAAGAGGGTTGCGTGGAA CGAGGATGACGACACTATCTTATCGATTACCGAACAGCGAAGTGgacaaccatcaatcatcaggATATACAAGATAAACAGGGATGAACCAACTTCGC AAACCACCACTCCAATAACCACCATGACCCTCTCAGGATCCAAAGCGACCGTTGCCTTGTGGACACCATTATCAGAATACATATTGACCGGACACGAGAGTGGGAAAGTAGCGAAATACGATGTTAaatcaggagaagaagtgaatTACGTGGATGATGCTCATTCAGGAGAGATTACGGATATTCAATCGAGTCCTGATGGAACTTATTTCATCACGAGTAGTAAGGATAAGACTGCTAGG ATCTTCGACTCGGAAACActcgaagagatgaaagtgtTCCCTACGGAAACTCCATTGAACAGTGCTTGTATCGCACCATTACGACCATAC ATAATCCTAGGTGGTGGTCAAGATGCCATGTCGGTAACTACCACATCGCAACGAGCTGGTAAATTCGAATCGAGATTCTGGCATAAATTgtttgaagaggaagtaggtaGGGTGAAAGGACATTT CGGCCCAATCAACACCCTCGCTGTGCACCCTCAAGGCAAAGCCTATGCGTCAGGTGCGGAAGATGGTTTCGTAAGAGTACATTGGTTCGATGAGAGTTATTTCAGATCACGACCTTTCGGTGATCTTGAACCTGAGGTGGAagtgtag